A portion of the Fibrobacter sp. UWB4 genome contains these proteins:
- a CDS encoding PLP-dependent cysteine synthase family protein, whose amino-acid sequence MSNIHHSITELVGHTPLLELHNFEKNHNAKAHILAKLEYFNPSGSVKDRAALRMIEEAEREGKLKPGGEIVEITSGNTGIGLAAIAAAKGYKLTVFFEPGGSEERVQVIKTYGATLLGYDSLPNVSKLLKEGSFSVAVLLSDVRKYAEEHNAFFINQIENENNPLAHYYTTGPEIVADTDGKVDFIVSMAGTGGTLNGLSKYFREHNPNVKIVGVQATPDSRFFTPEAEEHGVIDGVAPFANVPEPPPLLNDSSIYDEYIEVSTLQATGVAHELAEHEGVFLGTSGAAGIYAASIVAARPENEGKNVVVITADNGFKYLSTKVYALKK is encoded by the coding sequence ATGTCCAATATTCACCATTCTATCACCGAACTTGTCGGTCATACCCCTCTCCTCGAACTCCACAACTTCGAGAAAAATCACAACGCCAAGGCACACATTCTCGCGAAGCTCGAATACTTCAACCCATCCGGCTCCGTGAAGGACCGCGCCGCCCTCAGAATGATTGAAGAAGCCGAACGCGAAGGCAAGCTCAAGCCGGGTGGAGAAATTGTCGAAATCACAAGCGGTAACACGGGCATCGGCCTTGCCGCTATCGCAGCCGCCAAGGGCTACAAGCTTACTGTTTTCTTTGAACCGGGTGGTTCTGAAGAACGCGTACAAGTGATCAAGACCTACGGTGCAACGCTCCTCGGTTACGATTCCCTCCCGAACGTAAGCAAGCTCCTGAAGGAAGGCTCCTTCTCTGTCGCCGTCTTGCTCTCCGACGTTCGCAAGTACGCCGAAGAACACAACGCATTCTTCATCAACCAGATTGAAAACGAAAACAACCCGCTCGCCCATTACTACACCACCGGCCCGGAAATCGTTGCCGATACGGATGGCAAGGTAGATTTCATCGTTTCCATGGCGGGTACGGGCGGTACGCTCAACGGTCTTTCCAAGTACTTCCGCGAACACAATCCGAACGTGAAAATCGTCGGTGTGCAGGCCACTCCGGATTCCCGCTTCTTCACTCCGGAAGCCGAAGAACACGGCGTGATCGATGGCGTCGCCCCGTTCGCAAACGTCCCGGAACCGCCTCCTCTACTGAACGATTCTTCAATCTATGACGAATACATCGAAGTCTCTACGCTCCAGGCTACAGGCGTTGCCCACGAACTTGCCGAACACGAAGGCGTGTTCCTCGGAACCTCTGGCGCAGCAGGCATCTACGCAGCATCCATCGTTGCTGCCCGCCCGGAAAACGAGGGCAAGAACGTTGTCGTCATTACCGCAGACAACGGCTTCAAATACCTCTCCACCAAGGTTTACGCATTGAAGAAGTAA
- a CDS encoding ABC transporter substrate-binding protein, whose translation MNFKSIIKTAFVSTLIFGVTSVFAEFKPVRIAHYTGVLCSAPVHVAWLKGYLDEEFKKIGQKYEMVPVNAEKNSINELIVANKVDAGNDLLATELQPIQNGLPITFVIGVHTGCTKFYVTKNSAIQNLNALKGRKTKVGVIGLSDSSVMSFRRKLRDLGIVADGPEADVEFIVYGASDLPIALEKGAVDVIALHDPTAATAEEQYGFKKLLDTSTDPKFAPEYCCVAFVSLKLWKENPEGAAAYTRAVARGSAFVAANPQEAARLQLSKDVVAGNQEFNAKLLESYGHIPSRKAARRTFKIVATELQQTGVLKAKLNIEKFINKHFADFEAKGIKIPDGYIYDAKTDKFTETFEEPKSLTKNI comes from the coding sequence ATGAATTTCAAAAGCATCATCAAAACAGCATTCGTCTCTACACTCATCTTCGGCGTGACTAGCGTTTTCGCAGAATTCAAGCCCGTCCGAATCGCCCACTACACGGGTGTGTTGTGTAGCGCCCCGGTTCACGTCGCTTGGCTCAAGGGCTACCTTGATGAAGAATTCAAGAAGATTGGGCAGAAGTACGAAATGGTCCCTGTGAACGCCGAAAAGAATTCCATCAACGAACTCATCGTCGCAAACAAAGTCGATGCAGGGAACGACCTCTTGGCAACGGAATTGCAGCCGATCCAGAACGGACTTCCGATTACATTCGTGATTGGTGTCCATACCGGCTGTACAAAATTCTACGTGACAAAGAATTCCGCCATTCAAAACCTCAATGCTTTGAAAGGCAGAAAGACCAAGGTGGGCGTCATCGGTTTGTCCGACAGTTCCGTGATGTCTTTTAGGCGTAAACTCCGCGACTTGGGTATCGTCGCCGACGGCCCGGAAGCCGACGTGGAATTCATCGTCTATGGCGCAAGCGACTTGCCGATTGCCCTCGAAAAAGGCGCAGTTGACGTGATTGCATTGCACGACCCGACCGCAGCCACCGCAGAAGAACAGTACGGTTTCAAGAAGTTGCTCGACACTTCTACCGACCCGAAATTCGCCCCGGAATACTGCTGTGTCGCATTCGTGAGCCTCAAGCTCTGGAAAGAAAATCCTGAAGGTGCCGCCGCTTACACGCGCGCCGTTGCTCGCGGTTCCGCATTCGTCGCCGCCAACCCACAAGAAGCCGCAAGACTCCAACTTTCCAAGGATGTCGTCGCCGGCAATCAGGAATTCAACGCCAAGTTGCTTGAAAGCTACGGTCACATTCCGTCTCGCAAGGCCGCGCGCCGCACGTTCAAAATTGTCGCTACAGAACTCCAGCAAACAGGCGTTCTCAAGGCAAAGCTGAACATCGAAAAGTTCATCAACAAGCATTTCGCAGACTTCGAAGCCAAGGGAATCAAGATTCCTGACGGCTACATCTACGATGCAAAAACAGACAAATTTACAGAGACTTTCGAAGAGCCTAAGTCTCTAACTAAGAATATATAA
- a CDS encoding PLP-dependent cysteine synthase family protein, translating into MSNIHHSITELIGHTPLLELHNFEKKHNAKAHILAKLEYFNATGSVKDRAALSMIEEAERTGKLKPGGEIVDLTSGNTGIALAAIAAAKGYKVTIFFESGGSKERVQVIKTYGAQLFDYEDIPELKKALEDGTISDNIVIDAITKYTKEHNAFFINQCENEYNPLAHYNTTGPEIWEDTDGNVDFVVSMAGTGGTLNGLSRYFREKNPNVKIVGVQATPDSRFFTPLSKEHGVIDGVAPFANVDAPPSFLTDSSIYDEYIEVSTLQATAVAHELAEHEGLFLGTSGAAGIYAASIIAARPENEGKNIVVITADNGFKYLSTKVYALKK; encoded by the coding sequence ATGTCGAATATTCACCATTCCATTACAGAACTTATTGGGCATACGCCACTTCTTGAGCTTCATAATTTTGAAAAGAAGCACAACGCAAAAGCCCATATTCTCGCCAAGCTCGAATATTTCAACGCTACAGGTTCTGTCAAGGACCGCGCAGCCCTCAGCATGATCGAAGAAGCCGAACGCACCGGCAAATTGAAACCGGGTGGAGAAATTGTAGATCTCACGAGTGGCAACACGGGCATCGCCCTCGCCGCTATCGCAGCCGCTAAAGGTTACAAAGTCACGATTTTCTTTGAATCAGGCGGTTCCAAGGAACGCGTTCAGGTCATCAAGACATACGGCGCACAGCTTTTTGATTACGAAGATATTCCCGAATTGAAAAAAGCTCTTGAAGACGGCACAATTTCAGACAATATCGTCATTGACGCCATCACAAAATACACTAAAGAACACAACGCATTTTTCATCAACCAGTGCGAAAACGAATACAACCCGCTCGCCCACTACAACACAACCGGGCCTGAAATTTGGGAAGACACCGATGGGAACGTAGACTTTGTCGTTTCGATGGCAGGTACGGGCGGCACATTGAACGGACTTTCGAGATATTTCCGCGAGAAAAATCCGAACGTAAAAATCGTAGGTGTACAAGCCACTCCTGATTCGAGATTCTTTACGCCGCTTTCCAAAGAACATGGCGTAATCGATGGCGTCGCCCCGTTTGCCAATGTCGATGCTCCGCCGTCGTTCCTGACCGATTCTTCCATTTACGACGAATACATCGAAGTTTCTACGTTGCAGGCGACAGCTGTTGCGCACGAGCTTGCCGAACACGAAGGTCTTTTCCTCGGCACATCAGGTGCAGCAGGCATTTACGCCGCTTCCATCATTGCGGCCCGCCCCGAAAACGAAGGCAAGAACATCGTTGTCATCACCGCCGATAACGGTTTCAAGTATTTGTCTACAAAGGTTTACGCCTTGAAGAAATAA
- a CDS encoding nitrogenase component 1, which produces MPFNFKNANVGVRENRLGSITGFSGDLETLAHRSQCGSVKNRERCFSQSSSCLSGCALDQLISIRNVAVVYHAPAGCVALAQGEDVKFRQLAERINEKTNSVYVCTDLNENDTVFGAIEALRKATQYTYEKFHPEAIFLSSSCVSGVIGEDVDGLADELADEYDIPIIPIHCEGFKSRIWASGFDIADHAVLQGIVKPPEKKNNKIIFKNFFESARPQITELFKEIGAEPQFVYCNSTVEELSHLSEAQAMVCICGTLGTYLGNALEETYGVPYVRTINPNGISGFETWFRAIGKTIGKEAEVERYIEKQRAIYLPQIEEVKRELKGLRAVIGMGPGYTYEVTRVLQELGMEVVYGLAWHYDYKYDNGQVPPALEHLLKTSPKGLKLSVADQQNYEVLSILNHFKPDIYFSRHPGTTVWAIKQGYAALFVADEYMIFGYEGTLRFAKSILDTIKNRSFEKSLAARIKLPYTKWWYEQETDKFLKPEGTR; this is translated from the coding sequence TTAATTTTAAAAATGCAAACGTCGGTGTTCGCGAAAACCGTCTTGGATCCATCACTGGATTTTCTGGTGACTTGGAAACGCTCGCACACCGCTCCCAGTGCGGTTCCGTCAAGAATCGCGAACGCTGCTTTAGCCAATCCAGTTCTTGCCTTTCGGGCTGCGCTTTGGACCAGCTCATCAGTATCCGCAATGTTGCAGTCGTTTACCATGCCCCGGCCGGTTGCGTAGCGCTTGCTCAAGGTGAAGATGTCAAGTTCCGCCAGCTCGCCGAACGCATCAACGAAAAGACAAATTCCGTTTACGTCTGCACGGACTTGAACGAAAACGATACCGTCTTTGGCGCTATCGAAGCACTCCGCAAAGCAACGCAGTACACGTACGAAAAGTTCCACCCAGAAGCGATTTTCCTTTCGTCTTCTTGCGTGTCGGGCGTGATTGGTGAAGACGTTGATGGTCTCGCCGATGAACTTGCCGACGAATACGACATTCCTATCATACCGATCCATTGCGAAGGTTTCAAGAGCCGCATTTGGGCAAGTGGTTTCGATATCGCTGACCACGCCGTTTTACAGGGCATCGTGAAGCCGCCTGAGAAGAAGAACAACAAGATTATCTTCAAGAACTTCTTCGAAAGCGCTCGCCCGCAGATTACGGAACTTTTCAAGGAAATCGGTGCAGAACCGCAATTTGTTTATTGTAACTCCACTGTCGAAGAACTTTCGCACTTGAGCGAAGCCCAGGCAATGGTTTGCATTTGCGGTACGCTCGGCACTTACCTCGGCAACGCACTCGAAGAAACTTACGGTGTTCCGTACGTGCGTACAATTAACCCGAACGGCATCAGCGGTTTTGAAACTTGGTTCCGCGCTATCGGCAAGACGATTGGCAAGGAAGCCGAAGTGGAACGCTACATCGAAAAGCAGCGCGCCATTTACCTGCCGCAAATCGAAGAAGTCAAGAGAGAACTCAAGGGTCTCCGCGCCGTGATCGGTATGGGTCCGGGCTACACCTACGAAGTCACCCGCGTTTTGCAGGAACTCGGCATGGAAGTAGTTTACGGCCTCGCTTGGCATTACGACTACAAGTATGATAACGGTCAGGTTCCGCCTGCACTCGAACATTTGCTCAAGACATCTCCGAAGGGACTCAAGCTCTCCGTGGCTGACCAGCAGAACTACGAAGTGCTCAGCATTTTGAACCACTTCAAACCGGACATTTACTTTAGCCGTCACCCGGGTACAACCGTGTGGGCAATTAAGCAAGGTTACGCAGCACTCTTCGTCGCTGACGAATACATGATTTTCGGTTATGAGGGAACGCTCCGATTTGCAAAGAGCATCTTGGACACCATCAAGAACCGCAGCTTTGAAAAGAGCCTTGCCGCCCGTATCAAGTTGCCTTATACCAAGTGGTGGTACGAACAGGAAACCGATAAATTCTTGAAGCCGGAAGGCACAAGATAA